In the genome of Primulina eburnea isolate SZY01 chromosome 13, ASM2296580v1, whole genome shotgun sequence, the window gtaaccacagtactggacggcTGAGACATTAGCGGCACTCTCACCTGTCAATTGAGTCTTaaccttacatatcatcatatcatgtcaatgaaAATACGGTCGTCggactccctctggggccttttcccgtaAACGGACTCTCTCTGGGGCTTTTTCTCTCACGTACGATATTTCCAatcgtatcatcgtatcatcttattagtcacaatcaattcacctccttcaatttttcatatttccatcacttataaaaattcatgcatattttCTTAAGTCTCATGGACGTGACCCTAACCACAGTTAAGTGCTGTGTTCCCCTAGGAAAGAAAAGCCGAATCCTAGTCCTCAATGTATCTAATTTTTGTTCAGCCATGAAGCCCTCAGGTCCAGCCCTTATACCAACTCCTATGTGGCTCCTAAACCCTATAAAATTCATCTCTTTTGGGCCCCTTTAGGTATCTTTAGCATGAGTTTTTGAATCATAAAACATGAATTTATGGCATAGCATGACATAGAAACGAAAATAAATGCAAGGcaacatatttttcatcaaaatatacataatatggtgtgaaggATGTTGAAAAAGTTTAGGCGTGTCTTTTCGTTTATTACGCACGAAAACGAGTTGGCGTTGCGAAGAACGACGATGTAGAAACCCTAGGCTCAATTCTTCCTCAAAATCGTGGATTCCCTTTCTTCAAAATCTCACGTGTGCGTGTGATGAGGGGGAGGGAGAGTCCTTGTATGATTATGAGTGGTGGGGCATGGGTTCAAGGGGGTTATGGTAAGGTTTTAGgcttttattttgatataaaacaaGTGGTGTaagtttaggcccattaacattgtataataggcccattaagtcCATTACGTAATTTTCCAAATATTTTGTCTAGGAAAATTCGTGAAAATATTAGTCAAGTTctcaaaaagttcatattttcgtcGAAAATCGAATACCGTTTAAAAATACGACTCGGCGTATATAAACACATCAAAACATCCcactttcaaaaatatcatatagcatataccatattttaaattaaaaataataatttaataaaaatattttccctttttcagccctcggtttccgttcctcgatcacgtCTCGAATAGGTTTTAAAACATATTTTCATGCATTCATGTCAAAATGCGCATTTTAAACATATAAGCATGCACCCTATATCTAATTCATGCTATTAAAACCCTTTAATTAGACAGTTTCCATTTTCCCTAGATTCTCATACAGTTAGATTACATTATCGCATTTTGGATCTTACAGTAAATACGACACCCTTATAGTTTGAGTTATTTACATGAATTTATGACATTTTTTAAAGTTATACATTTGAAATGGATAGAGCATTATTAAACTTGAATTCTAAGAGTTAAAACTTATAAATCTAAATCCAAGAATTATTTTTTTGCAAACATGGATTTAAGTGCAATTGATTAAATAATTCGAAACAAACTTCTAATATAATTCTAAAGTTCGAATTTTAAACACACGATTGAGAAAATCCAACTCAAAAGTTTATATTTTAGATTTTAAGGGCGCAAGCTTGTATAATCCAAACTAGCATGTAGAATTAAattagaaagaaaagaaaaaagagaatgATGTAgttcaattatttaaatttcattaacaATTTGAATTTTAAGACAAAAGTTTATAAAACTTAATTCAAGATTTAATAGATGGTAAATTTGAAGTTTTAAGCGTACATAACTTACAAAATTCAGTTAGAATCAAACAACGTACAAATAGTACAACGATTTGTCACAATGTACACGACACATTAAACATAATTGATACATCATTTTTATGTTCATTAGAAGCCATTAAAGCGTTATATTTTATTtcgcaaaatatatatatatatatatatatatatatatatatatatatatatatataaatatatatcatatattgtattgtcatcaatgaatatgatgaaatatTCTTTTCTTCTATTTAAGAAGTCGTATAATTTTACAATAAATGGATTGACACCATTTATATTTCAATGCATATCCTATTTGATGATGTAAAATTTTAGACATATTATTGATCATTTTATAGTTTAAATTTAAGATATTGAGTTCATTCtgattttttgtttatttatcaAGAATCTTCGTAAAATTTATATACAAATTATTGAATTCTTGAGCAAATAAACTATAGacatatttattttcatgattttggcaTAATCCACGTGGTTCATAATTTTCAATCTTTGCATAATGCTGAGAAAAATCAACATGTTTCTAgcttttcaataaaaaaattcgAAAGAATATCAAATTTAAGGATTATAACAAAAAGAAGCCATGAAAAATTTCACAACCTAATATTTGAAATTCGGCGATTCACAAGTCGTCGTATTTTCACGAGATTGCACAATTTGAAGTCGTTCATTTTCATAGTCAACATATCTTTAAATTGTGAACCAAAAAAGAATAACACAAAATTCATCTTAATATTGTTGGTGGCAATTTCTCCGGAACATGTTCACGGGATCTGTAACCTTAAAATAACAAGACTCAAGAAACTATGTTAGCACATTTTAAGTCAGGCAAAAGAGAACTCTGTCCTTGAGATGAATTTTTCCCGTATATGGTGCTCACGAGATATGACAATCGTCTCCCAAAATACAACGACTTCCAACTTGTAATAGTATCACTACAAATCACGAGTTCCAGAACAAAAAATCTACATCTTCTTTAGGCTTCTTGAGGTTGCCAGAGCTCTTATGTTTAATTCCATTGTTTCAAAACATTTTTGGGGGGATGCCATTCTTATTGCAATTTACTTGATCAATCGCATACCTTCTCGGGTCCTTCACTTTCAAGCCCCAAAGCAAGTCCTCTTAAAGAACTATCCTGATACCCTATTCGTATCTACTCTTCATCCTAAGATATTTGGGTGCACTGTGTATGTTCATGTATCTCAACATCTTTGGAGCAAACTTGACCCAAAAGCTACTAAATGCatatttcttggatactcaTCAAACCAAAGAGAGTGTTATTCTCCCATTGCAAAGAAATTTTACGTTACCATGGATGTAACTTTCTTCGAGAATCGGCCCTTTATTCGAAAGCTGATATTCAGGGGAAAAATCTTTCTCTCAAGAAGAATATCAATTTTGGCTCTCTCCTAATGATAAAACACCGAGTAATCCAGCATCCACTTTGTTATTCCCAGATTTCCAAACTAATTCTTATACATTACCAAATGCTTCTACTTTATCATCATCATGAGATCTCAAGTCTCCGACCAAAACACTGTTCCAAATTTATTCAAGAAGGCCAAAGCCCAACCAAGAGAGAGAGTTTAGCCAATTCCTccaaatcaaaatcaagaatctgACCATGATATAAATGACATTCTCTCAAACCTACCAGAAGGAAAACACCAAGTGGGGTGTAAATGGATATTCATAATTAAAAACGAGGCAGATGGAAGTATATCGAAACAAAACAAGACATGTAGCCGAGGGTTTTACGCAGACATATGGTGTAGATTATCAAGAAACCTTTGCTCCGTTGGAAAAACTGAATATCATCAGAGGCCTTCATTAGCTCCAAACTTTGAATGgccacttcttcaacttggtgTCAAAATTGTGTTTCTAAATGGATATATTGAAGAGGAAGTGTTCATGGAGATTCCACCAGGACTTGAAAACAAGAATAATGCCAGCAAAGTTCGTAAACTGAGGAAAACtttatatggtctcaaacaatgcctgagagcttggtttgattgatTCATTAAAGTTATCAAGAAAAATAGTTTACTCAAGGCCATTTTGATCATACTCTTTTATGTTGACATTGTGCTTATGGGTGATAATGTCAAAGAAATGAAGCAAGTCAAGTCTCTGCCTCCATGGGAATTTGAAATCAAAGACCTTGGAGCACTCAAGTACTTCATTGTCATGGAAATTGCTCGAACAAGTAAAAGCATATCagcttctcaaagaaaaatttttagatcttctCAAAGAAATGGGTATGCAGTTCAATACAGTTCGAAAATTCTCCTATCGTTAGGAATGATTCAATACAGTTCGAAAATTATCTATAAGATATAAGGTATGGTATCTAAATTGAAGTTTGATTCCTATTAAACTCTAGTTTCCTTGTTTATAGGTGTGAAGGATCCATGAAGATCTAGGTCAAATGGGAGACTATATATACAAGGGTCTATTCTCAATAAGGGTTGATCGACGGCCGCTGAAGTTTCTTTTCTTGTGAATATTTGCATACAAAGCACGGGAGTTCGTCAGTCGAGTGACTGTGTTGCTGTTTGGTGTTTCATACACTcaagaacaacactgacgcagagtgttgatCGAAAAGTGAATTCATTTGGTTTAAGCAATacgattttattttatgcatctagttttttaggtggtttattttgatgcatGTTTAATTCCTTGGAGTGTCAAGGGAATTGATTTTGTTTTTCACTAGGATTGTTTTGGTGTAAACgattaatataatttttctagtgaactTTTTTGCCATGAGGCgtcgcacaagtatttatacttgtgcataagcGAAATGCAAATATTCATTTGTTGACGTTACGTCCATATCAAATAACAAATTTCCGCTGTTGTGTTATGTGCCGTGTTGACAACACCGAGCACAACACTCTATTCTGACATACaagtttttaatatttatttcctGACAATTAATGCGCAATAATTcttttaagtggtatcagagccatcaCTTGATACACTAAGTGTTTGATTCTGGTTTATTGCTGTTTACAGGAAATACACTGATAGCTTAATGGATCCACTAGTGTCTAACACGGTTTTTAGACCACCAGTCCTAGATGGTTCGAACTATGCTATCTGGAAAGTCAAGATGAGAATGTACATCAAATCTATAGAAGAAAGGGCATGTAACGAGTCTTAGATGGTTGGTCCCCACCAAAGATAGTTGATGATGATGGAGACAGTCGAAGTAAACCTGAGAGTTCCTGGTCCAATGGTGAAGTTCAAACCTGGAACTTGAACTCCAAGGCGCTAAATCCTATTTTCACCTCTGTTGATATCAACATGTTTTGTCTCATCACCAACTGCATCTCCGCCAAAGAAGCCTGAGATATTCTTCAAAAGCACTGCGAAGGATCTGAGAGTGTTTGTAGAACCAAACTCAGAATGTTGACCtctaaatttgaaagtttaaggATGGAGgaaaacgagacaattatgGAATATGATCGGAGATTGCGTGAGATAGCAAATGAGGCCTTTAGTCTCGGTgattctatgtcaaatgaaagACTAGTTAGCAAGGTACTGAGATCTCTTCCTGAGCGTTTTAATATCAAAATCTCTGCTATTGACGAATCCAAGGACACCTCTAAGCTTAATCTGGAGGATCTAATCAGCTCTCTCAGAACATTTGAGATGAATCTAGACCTACAGAAAAGAGATACAGGGAAGACTGTTGCCTTACAAACTACGGATGATTTTGTGAATAATCTAATTCAGGAGGCAAAGGACTCTGATCTTGGCGAGGAATCAATCTCCTTAATCACAAAAAAATTTGGTGACTACCTGAAAAGAATGAATGATAAAAAGAAGATTGTATCAACATCAAGACCACAGTTTGTTCCCGatgaaagaaataaaataactgCATCAACACAAGGGAATTTCAGATCAAGAAATGATTCATCAGCTCGAACAGAAACAAAGAAACTTGATTTAGTCCAATGCATAGAAGGCTCTGGATTTGGTCATTACGCAAATGAGTGCGCAAATCGGCTtcgtaaaaacaaaaatatggcAGCTACACTGAGTGATGAGGATCCTGATGATGATTTTGAAACCAAGGAAGGAGATGACTGCACCTCTTTATCTGCTGTCCAGGATAAAACCTACAAACTGCAGGTCAATCCCTTTGGTGTTGCCGCTGGTGTTGCAACACCAGGGCGCAACACTGTGTCAGAATCACCGTGTCTCAATGCCAACTCTCTGGAAGTTTCAGAAGCTAACAAAATTCAGGAATCTGACCAAGAAGAGCTTTCTATTGAAATTGTCCAAAGGATGTATGAAAAACTCTATGATGACTGGCTCAAAAGAAATAAGGCTTACTCGTTACTGTCAAAAGAAAACACTGAGTTGAAGAACAACTTGTCTCGTCTAGAAGTTTTGCTAAGTAGAAAGGATCTCGAACTATGTAAAGTCAAAGATGATTTTTAGAAAGCATCAAAAACTCTTGCCAAATTCAATACAAGCTCATCAAAACTTAACGCAGTATTGACTATGGGAAAGGACAACAGATCTGGCCTTGGTTATGTTCCAAGTATGTATGAACATGGTGAGTCGTCTAACTCCAGTTCGAGGACCATAGTATTTGTAAAGGGTGCAGGAGTCGATTCTGTCACTAAAACAGAAAATTCACCAATGAAAACTGTACAAAGATCAAAACTGGTCTATGAACAGACGCTGAAAACATCTAGTTCAGGCTTCTCACCGCCAAAAAATCATTCCTCAGCAAAGATGGCTCAAGGCAAGAAGCATGTATCAATCTCAAATCCCAAGCAACGAAAGCATCATTTCATCTGTCACTACTGTCGTAAGACTGGGCACATCAAACGTTTCTGCTACAAACTCAGAACTGACTATCTCAGGTGGCATTCAAATCAGGTGTTGCATAAGGTGTTGTCCAACACCATGGCCAACACATCCAAAAGTTCTTCCACAAAAAAAATTTGGGTACCAAAAACTGTCATTCAATGTAATGTCATTTATACATCGCTGAAAACTAACATTGCAGGAGCATGGTACTTTGACAGTGGGTGTTCTCGTCACATGACAGGTTCTAAAGAACACCTCATTTATTATTCCGAACAAAAAAATGGACATGTAACTTATGGAGGTGGTGCCAAAGGAAGAATTGTAGGCAAAGGAACCCTAAATGTTGATGGGCTTCCCATGCTTCACAATTTCTTACATGTTGAAGGACTTGACTCGAAtttaataagcataagtcaactttgtgatgatGACTTACATGTGAGGTTCAACAAGAATAATTGTGAAGTTTTTAATGATGAAAATGTTTGTGTTATGACAGGAACACGGTCTGCTGATAATTGCTATCTTGTGGGAGATAGTAATGATTGTCGAAGTGCCAAGGTAAGCAATCTGGatctatggcatcaaaaactagGTCATGTGAGCTTCAAGACCTTGAAAAATCTCTGTAAGTATGAAgctgtgagaggtatgcctaatTTGTGTTCAGATAATGCATATATTTGTCGATCATGTCAAAAAGGTAAACAAACCCGTGTTGCACACccggtgttgcaacactttgggaAAACACGGTGTCTTGAACTTCTACACATGGATCTAATGGGTCCAATGGATGTTGAAAGCTTGGGAGGTAAGAAATACTCACTCGtttgtgttgatgatttttctcgtTTCACCTGGATAAGTTTTATAAGAGAAAAATCGGATACGTTTGGTGTTTTCAAGTAACTGCATGCACGAATAACCAACTTTCATGATGAGAAAGTTGTTAGAATTCGAACTGATCATGGGaaagaatttgaaaattctCTCTTTACTTCCCTATGTGAAAAAAAAGGAATCTCTCATGAATTTTCTGCCCCTAAAACTCCCCAACAAAATGGTATAGCCGAAAGGAAGAATCGAACTCTTCAAGAAATGGCACGAGTCATGCTGAGCTCAAAGAATTTGACTAAAAGGTTTTAGGTTGAAGCCTTGAACACAGCTTGTCACATTTCTAATCGTGTGTTTCTAAGAAGTGGATCCACTATGACCTCCTATGAAATCATCATGGGGAGGAAACCAAACCTCAAATACTTTCATGTTTTCGGATGTATTTGCCACGTCCTAAATGATCAAGAACATCTCGCGAAATTCGATTCCAAAAGTGATAAGTGCCTGTTCCTCGGATATTCAATGAATAGTCGGTCTTATCGTGTGTTTAACTTAAGAACAAGAACTACCATTGAATCtattaatgttgtttttgatgatcttGCAGGACTAACAGGAAAATATAAAGAGGATGATATTGAGGGACTGTTAGATTCAAGTGAGCCTTCAACCAGCATTGGCGTTGAGGTTAGTGTTGAGACCAATGAAGCAACACCATGTACAACACCGCCAATAAAAAGATCTGAAACCATGGAAAATGAAAACGACGACGATGATGGGGTAATACACAATGAAAGAAGAGACATTCCCAGCAAAATTCAAAAGGATCACCCATCGTCACAAATCATTGGTGAAATACATGAGGAGGTgcaaaaaaggaaaaaggagAAGGTTGACTACCGGAAAATGATCGGATTAGTGTGTATGAACTCCACATTCGCACAGGTAAGCCACTCATGCTTTGTGTCTTCAATTGAACCTAAAAATGTGAATGAGGCTCTTAAGGATGAATTTTGGGTTAATGCCATGCATGAAGAACTAGAACAATTTGTTCGCAATGATGTGTGGAACTTAGTTCCCAGACCTTCGAACGTCAATGTTATTGGATCAAAATGgatattcaaaaataaaacagaTGAATCCAGTAACATTATTCGAAATAAGGCACGATTGGTAGCACAAAGGTATACACAGGTTGAGGGAGTGGATTTTGATGAAACCTTCGCACATGTGGCACGAATGGATTCTGTCCGATTGTTACTTGCTGTTGCATGTCATATGCGTATTAAAttgtatcaaatggatgtgaaaagcgCGTTCTTGAATGGCATTTTAAATGAAGAAGGCTATGTCTGTCAACCTAAGGGATTTGAAGATCCTCACCACATGGACCATGTTTACAAACTGAAAAAGGCCCTATATGGACTGAAACAAGCTCCACGGGCTTGATACGACATGTTAGCTGACTATTTGATAGACTTGGggttcaaacgaggtgaggttgaCAAAACCCTTTTTATTCAACAACAAAataatgatattttgatttgtcaagtatatgttgatgacattgttTTCGGTGCTTCATCCCAAATAATTGTGAGTAAGTTTGTGGACTGCATGGCATctcaattcgaaatgagcatggtaggagaattaaatttctttcttggattacaagttaAGCGATTATATGATGGTATATTTCTGTGTCAGTCCAAGTATGCAAAAAATCTGATCAAAAAGTTCTCTACTGACAGCTTAAAACATGTGAGAACACCTATGGGGTCAAGTGACAAGTTATCTAAGGATGGTGTTGCCGagggtgttgacaacaccatgTATCGTAGCATAATTGGGAGTCTTCTGTACTTAACTGCTACTA includes:
- the LOC140809091 gene encoding uncharacterized protein translates to MGKDNRSGLGYVPSMYEHGESSNSSSRTIVFVKGAGVDSVTKTENSPMKTVQRSKLVYEQTLKTSSSGFSPPKNHSSAKMAQGAWYFDSGCSRHMTGSKEHLIYYSEQKNGHVTYGGGAKGRIVGKGTLNVDGLPMLHNFLHVEGLDSNLISISQLCDDDLHVRFNKNNCEVFNDENVCVMTGTRSADNCYLVGDSNDCRSAKVSNLDLWHQKLGHVSFKTLKNLCKYEAVRGMPNLCSDNAYICRSCQKGKQTRVAHPVLQHFGKTRCLELLHMDLMGPMDVESLGGLTGKYKEDDIEGLLDSSEPSTSIGVEVSVETNEATPCTTPPIKRSETMENENDDDDGVIHNERRDIPSKIQKDHPSSQIIGEIHEEVQKRKKEKVDYRKMIGLVCMNSTFAQVSHSCFVSSIEPKNVNEALKDEFWVNAMHEELEQFVRNDVWNLVPRPSNVNVIGSKWIFKNKTDESSNIIRNKARLVAQRYTQVEGVDFDETFAHVARMDSVRLLLAVACHMRIKLYQMDVKSAFLNGILNEEGYVCQPKGFEDPHHMDHVYKLKKALYGLKQAPRA